In Gouania willdenowi chromosome 24, fGouWil2.1, whole genome shotgun sequence, a single window of DNA contains:
- the LOC114457430 gene encoding beta/gamma crystallin domain-containing protein 1-like isoform X2, translating into MMSDNPEDQPSTGVLGRIGSWLSPWRGNSPRSPTENASPTSDDIPKSEEEKESTDYVRNQTGDQQCEEDDPSLLPFNRDFFPCEGGDATQSAHRSSTKTGEGGPKEEELEGGKEGSDVGLKSGNLEKNASHLTQFPTFSKQGLVWDSDQENNLLQKQAQAKTGKKLHVYLEETSVIRGENAQVGQDIVRTPLTKELQVIPKAKPLPFFHSPNTSRHSPVKSISAGSESDYISADSQVESESDKDQTNVENMGRKNSSKRKARKNSHNDGTTSPLEKMPQNAQLVPNQTPTNDDSGTSQRDKSHLKVVSADLSSKLSSTPQASPIGGESDTSCSDAVKRLDNFQDSNSVSEISAGCVVEERANMEKEDRLYKVERKTETPESKRRSMKVSRSEVKFFSKCVPLKPKDKAAGHTSDFTAVLNKSQDDVKDKLKTESVNRIDNTEKPNDEPKAIRRITDKISIFERQQPDESPKQIFRVPRSADVSPVRKPTDKFRPNVLLPEQRSRSAERPGTVRSSSPSPVRVKPMTIKERARIFTEVSVSEAQHTVSQMPAMTGMCQQSISSVGYSTSLELDSQGKLDPMNWMQSQAMSDFTLKASEKHTTGIKADHSTSTVKPSYSKTKDTVGSQTAYKDRNQQTEEQDVSAEIDPPLKGQFRINSRPRRRKSKEPAFQISPNSQSQLISDNNQEESVDGEASALGQTAQKGSTLETIQENILHKQPLGDDKHGKDDSEVPKMQKKHLSNAENVHKPDRPQGSYRPPVHSDEPDIATLSTNRPSQPSDKAPLISPQNKEKAEEHIITTSKPAKSDKELSMHFESKGKETVSIHKGTEQHQSKETDLTTQIEIAKFDKSEKVGGETINKTEEIKKEKTKQLLPSNESSTKSKVSNGGRGNSRGEGVVYERDEKKTAKTQPVNERPRANQPEPQKMSESSSTINLPVDTHLVNVTACPSTDTNEEQKSKGSDKKHGEVNPMTNVPPELQERPSENSGTKKAESEAEPPTPNSLSVEKNENSLDESCAHGDNDAERSSKKGAPEKGTAEVISVSQKLITESTINESSVLPVITAIARKSDVENGFNINSLPSEVKLKVAPVHSQSDVTECTDSKASQNSFNKKPENISQSIVSNPTVNVLKKSTEIIPNVTESDFFMSNSSNGNMSSHSTFKNNPVIAKTSQTPNVDKLSFDSNQRFPLKKLQLPIGLGKVDSSDWQNGPSSWLDVDFPKQKVKVQESKLTSSGSESNLLDTSMDDDDHFVEKIKKLCAPFSLPPRKHNQLRPPQPPFAMPAIKEDRFEKVFDPEEFTIGLRKKTKFSLDNKQSLLSMHHNTETKPALKPARASLADRCMLVNSLDPHSRLREKTSVKDKKDVNEDAEDQLKVKSRLERSSVLSSLVASNLRGKRNGVETIAEITHSGDVSPSEPLQSGSPPLSQLPLLSPTASEPIKDTLFEKKEEEAQAAQAVVCDSGTPLPSLQDTKLPDYLEKYLPQDQASPGQSLCTQDQVKLELNGKMTTPAAERAPDTAAKPELTFPDSMAPSFSGILPNSSPARPELQHPPAQPQAKLRSNVSAIKRGVHKRPGKMVVFEKPQFSGQAYEINRDLADATSLQLSPRISVKVVRGCWLLYEKPNFQGRTIALEEGGTELTNEWADLEPEKEPENIPPMQIGSIRFAVGDYSIPHIDLFSEPEGLGRVTSFNYDAIETGSFGVPLSTASIRVHSGVWLVWSDPGYQGMISVLEKGEYPVPESWGFTSPFVGSLRPLKIGGFKVENPNEVKAVAYEKPGFEGCSLDIDSDVYSLCDNEGDEANPDACKLKSVGSLRIIAGFWVGYSQPGFEGQQYILEEGEYLDCSEWGGSELLSLRPIISDFLSPHVKMFSDVNFGKLGVDIELTVPVINMDDTGYGLKTRSADVLSGVWVVFEEPGFCGELYILEKGLYGCPEDWGAQQHRVGSTMPVLLDDFENTAKFKVQLFSDPGFQGSAVVVEDAVASLKDEGLSLASCKVVAGSWMAFEGQDFTGKMYVLEEGSYADLRAMGCIGANASILSLQPVGFEFSLPSITLFERSGLRGKRVVLTDGSVNLCFAEGCGRVQSVLVEGGMWVLYEGINYRGAQILLRPGEVPDWHSVSRWQKIGSVRPLTQKKAHFCLRNRQSGMIMSVTGDLDDIKLLRIQETAETGGLEQIWFYNNGHLHCKLMEECCLSPVGSVIMAGSRVGLAPELSNQTHLWSITPDGFIRYTLTSDLVLEIKGGDNYDKNQVILNTLDPRKLQQRWDVEIL; encoded by the exons TCTGACAACCCTGAAGACCAGCCAAGCACTGGAGTCTTAGGCCGTATTGGCAGCTGGCTCTCTCCATGGAGGGGAAATTCTCCAAGGAGTCCCACTGAAAATGCTTCCCCTACAAGTGATGACATTCCTaaatcagaagaagaaaaggaaagcACGGATTATGTGAGAAACCAGACAGGAGATCAGCAGTGTGAAGAAGACGATCCAAGTCTCCTGCCTTTCAACAGAGACTTTTTCCCCTGTGAAGGAGGAGACGCCACGCAGTCTGCCCacagaagcagcaccaagaCTGGGGAAGGAGGTccaaaggaggaggagcttgagGGGGGCAAAGAGGGCAGTGATGTTGGTTTAAAGAGCGGGAATCTCGAGAAGAATGCCAGTCATCTGACACAGTTTCCTACCTTTTCTAAACAGGGATTGGTGTGGGACTCTGACCAGGAAAACAATCTGCTCCAAAAACAAGCACAGGCAAAAACAGGCAAGAAGCTACACGTGTACCTGGAGGAGACGAGCGTAATTCGTGGTGAAAACGCTCAAGTTGGACAAGATATTGTCCGCACCCCACTCACAAAAGAGCTGCAGGTTATCCCCAAGGCAAAGCCATTGCCATTCTTTCATTCACCAAATACCTCAAGACATTCACCTGTAAAGTCTATTTCTGCTGGGTCAGAGAGTGATTACATTTCAGCAGACTCACAGGTAGAGTCTGAGTCTGACAAAGACCAAACAAACGTAGAAAATATGGGGCGAAAAAATTCAAGCAAACGGAAAGCCAGAAAAAACTCCCACAATGATGGAACAACCAGTCCcttggaaaaaatgccacaaaATGCCCAACTTGTCCCAAATCAAACCCCTACAAATGATGACTCAGGGACAAGTCAGAGGGACAAAAGTCATCTTAAAGTTGTGTCTGCAGACTTATCCTCTAAGCTCAGCTCCACCCCACAGGCCTCACCTATAGGAGGGGAAAGTGACACTTCCTGCTCTGACGCGGTAAAGCGGTTGGACAacttccaggattcaaactcagtCAGTGAAATTTCTGCGGGATGTGTTGTGGAAGAGAGAGCAAACATGGAGAAAGAAGACAGACTTTACAAAGTGGAAAGGAAGACGGAAACACCAGAGTCTAAAAGAAGAAGTATGAAGGTTTCTCGAAGTGAAGtgaagtttttttcaaaatgtgtgcCTTTGAAACCAAAGGACAAAGCAGCAGGGCACACCTCGGACTTTACAGCAGTTTTAAACAAAAGCCAAGATGATGTCAAGGATAAACTGAAAACGGAGTCAGTTAACAG AATAGACAACACAGAGAAACCTAATGATGAGCCTAAGGCCATTAGGCGGATTACAGATAAAATTAGCATCTTCGAGAGGCAACAACCTGACGAGAGCCCTAAGCAGATTTTCCGGGTGCCAAGGAGTGCTGATGTGTCTCCCGTCAGGAAACCCACTGACAAGTTTCGGCCAAATGTTCTATTGCCAGAACAAAGGTCCAGATCAGCCGAACGCCCTGGGACAGTCCGATCCAGCTCTCCGTCACCTGTCAGGGTGAAGccaatgacaataaaggaaCGGGCAAGGATATTCACAGAGGTGTCTGTGTCAGAAGCTCAGCACACTGTGTCTCAGATGCCAGCAATGACAGGAATGTGTCAACAATCTATCTCATCTGTAGGTTATTCGACGTCACTAGAACTGGACAGTCAGGGTAAACTGGATCCTATGAACTGGATGCAATCACAGGCAATGTCAGATTTTACATTAAAAGCAAGTGAAAAACACACCACTGGTATAAAGGCTGACCATTCCACATCAACGGTAAAACCATCGTACTCCAAAACAAAGGATACAGTCGGCTCCCAAACTGCATATAAGGATAGAAATCAACAAACGGAGGAACAAGATGTTTCAGCTGAGATTGATCCACCCCTTAAAGGCCAGTTCAGAATTAACTCCCGCCCTAGAAGAAGGAAAAGTAAAGAACCTGCCTTCCAAATTAGTCCAAATAGCCAAAGTCAATTAATATCTGACAATAATCAAGAGGAGAGTGTAGATGGGGAAGCGTCTGCTTTAGGGCAAACGGCACAGAAAGGCTCAACTTTGGAAACAATCCAAGAAAATATATTACATAAACAGCCACTGGGTGATGATAAACATGGAAAAGATGACTCAGAAGTACCAAAAATGCAGAAGAAACATTTATCTAATGCGGAAAATGTTCACAAGCCAGACAGACCACAGGGGTCCTATCGACCCCCTGTCCACAGCGATGAACCTGATATTGCCACTTTGAGCACAAATAGGCCCTCTCAGCCCTCTGACAAAGCTCCTCTTATTTCACCTCAAAACAAGGAAAAGGCAGAGGAGCACATCATTACAACGTCCAAACCTGCCAAATCTGATAAAGAATTGTCAATGCACTTTGAATCCAAAGGAAAAGAAACAGTGTCTATTCATAAAGGAACAGAGCAACATCAGAGCAAAGAGACAGACCTAACAACTCAGATTGAAATAGCAAAATTTGATAAATCTGAGAAGGTAGGGggagaaacaataaacaaaactgaggaaataaaaaaagagaaaacaaagcagttaCTTCCTTCAAATGAAAGCAGCACAAAGAGCAAGGTTTCAAATGGTGGACGGGGGAACTCGCGGGGAGAGGGGGTTGTTTACGAGAGGGATGAAAAGAAAACAGCTAAAACACAGCCAGTCAACGAAAGACCAAGAGCTAACCAGCCCGAACCACAAAAGATGAGTGAGTCATCGTCTACCATTAACCTACCAGTGGATACACACCTAGTGAATGTTACTGCTTGCCCCTCCACTGACACAAATGAAGAACAGAAAAGCAAAGGCAGTGATAAAAAACACGGGGAGGTAAACCCGATGACTAATGTGCCCCCTGAGCTGCAAGAAAGGCCTTCAGAAAACTCTGGAACAAAGAAAGCCGAGAGTGAAGCCGAGCCACCAACGCCAAATTCTCTCTCTGTGGAAAAAAATGAGAATTCTCTCGATGAGTCATGTGCACATGGAGATAATGATGCAGAGCGCTCCAGCAAGAAAGGAGCACCAGAGAAAGGGACAGCAGAAGTTATCAGTGTCAGTCAGAAGCTCATAACAGAATCTACAATCAACGAGTCTTCAGTTCTTCCTGTGATCACAGCAATAGCGAGAAAGTCTGATGTAGAAAATGGTTTTAATATCAACTCACTACCATCAGAAGTCAAACTGAAAGTAGCTCCAGTTCACTCACAATCTGATGTAACAGAATGCACAGACAGTAAAGCTTCTCAGAATTCCTTCAATAAAAAACCTGAAAATATCTCCCAAAGCATTGTTTCAAACCCTACTGTTAATGTGCTAAAGAAGTCCACTGAGATAATACCCAATGTGacagaaagtgatttttttatgtCGAATTCATCTAATGGAAATATGTCCtcacattcaacatttaaaaacaatccaGTCATTGCCAAGACAAGTCAGACTCCAAACGTTGATAAGCTAAGCTTTGATTCAAACCAGCGATTTCCACTGAAAAAGCTCCAGTTGCCCATCGGACTGGGTAAAGTTGACTCCTCAGACTGGCAAAATGGCCCCTCTAGCTGGTTGGATGTGGATTTTCCCAAGCAAAAAGTAAAAGTGCAGGAGTCAAAGTTGACCTCCTCCGGAAGTGAAAGTAATCTCCTCGACACTTCCATGGACGACGATGACCATTTTGTTGAGAAAATCAAAAAACTTTGTGCCCCATTCTCCCTCCCGCCACGTAAACACAACCAACTTCGACCACCTCAGCCCCCTTTTGCAATGCCTGCCATTAAAGAGGATCGTTTTGAAAAGGTGTTTGACCCTGAGGAGTTCACCATTGGCTTGAGAAAGAAGACTAAGTTCTCTTTGGACAACAAACAGAGCCTTTTATCCATGCACCATAATACAGAGACAAAGCCTGCCCTGAAGCCAGCCAGGGCTAGTTTGGCAGATAGATGCATGCTGGTCAACAGCCTGGACCCTCACTCCCGCCTCAGAGAGAAAACATCTGTCAAAGATAAGAAAGATGTCAATGAAGACGCAGAAGATCAGCTGAAGGTCAAATCTCGCTTGGAGAGGAGCAGTGTCCTCAGTAGTCTCGTTGCTTCTAATTTAAGAGGGAAGAGGAATGGAGTTGAAACAATAGCAGAGATCACACATTCAGGGGACGTTTCACCCAGTGAACCCCTTCAGTCTGGCTCCCCGCCTCTATCCCAGCTCCCCCTACTGAGCCCCACGGCTTCAGAGCCAATCAAAGACACTCTGTTCGAGAAGAAGGAAGAGGAAGCACAGGCTGCGCAAGCTGTGGTTTGTGACTCAGGCACTCCACTTCCTTCGCTTCAAGACACAAAGCTGCCGGACTATTTAGAGAAGTACCTCCCACAAGATCAAGCTAGCCCTGGGCAGAGCTTATGCACACAGGACCAAGTCAAGTTAGAG tTAAATGGAAAAATGACAACTCCAGCTGCTGAACGTGCACCAGACACTGCCGCAAAACCCGAGCTGACATTCCCTGACAGCATGGCTCCAAGTTTTTCTGGGATTCTTCCAAACTCAAGCCCAGCACGCCCTGAACTTCAACATCCTCCAGCACAGCCACAAGCAAAGCTGAGGAGCAAC GTCAGTGCCATCAAACGGGGAGTTCACAAACGCCCCGGAAAG ATGGTGGTTTTCGAAAAGCCTCAGTTCAGTGGCCAAGCATACGAGATCAACAGGGATCTAGCAGATGCCACATCCCTGCAGCTCTCGCCTCGCATATCTGTAAAAGTTGTCAGAGGATG TTGGCTCCTCTACGAAAAGCCAAACTTCCAGGGACGCACCATTGCTCTGGAGGAGGGGGGCACTGAATTAACCAATGAGTGGGCAGATCTGGAACCAGAGAAGGAGCCAGAGAACATCCCACCCATGCAAATCGGGTCCATCCGCTTCGCTGTCGGG GATTACAGCATTCCCCATATCGATCTGTTTTCTGAACCTGAAGGCCTCGGCAGGGTGACATCGTTCAATTATGATGCAATAGAAACAGGCTCGTTTGGCGTCCCGCTGAGCACGGCGTCCATCCGAGTGCACTCCGGGGT TTGGCTGGTGTGGAGTGACCCGGGCTATCAGGGCATGATATCTGTGCTGGAAAAAGGAGAGTACCCAGTTCCTGAATCCTGGGGCTTTACGTCACCCTTTGTGGGATCCCTTCGACCTCTTAAAATT GGAGGTTTCAAAGTGGAAAATCCAAATGAAGTTAAG GCGGTGGCTTACGAGAAGCCCGGCTTTGAAGGCTGCAGTTTGGATATCGACAGTGATGTTTACAGTCTCTGTGACAATGAAGGAGACGAAGCTAACCCCGATGCATGCAAGCTAAAGTCTGTGGGTTCTCTAAGGATCATCGCAGGATT CTGGGTGGGCTACAGCCAACCTGGATTTGAAGGTCAGCAGTACATCCTGGAGGAAGGTGAATATCTCGACTGTAGCGAGTGGGGAGGCTCGGAGCTGCTGTCACTGAGACCTATAATCTCT GATTTTTTGTCACCACATGTCAAAATGTTCAGCGACGTAAACTTTGGAAAGCTGGGAGTGGATATTGAGCTCACGGTGCCCGTTATTAACATGGACGACACGGGTTACGGCCTGAAGACACGGTCTGCGGATGTCCTCAGTGGTGT ctgGGTTGTTTTTGAAGAGCCAGGTTTCTGCGGTGAACTGTACATCCTGGAAAAAGGCTTGTACGGGTGCCCAGAGGACTGGGGGGCGCAGCAGCACAGGGTTGGCTCCACCATGCCTGTTCTGCTG GACGACTTTGAAAACACAGCCAAGTTTAAG GTGCAGCTTTTCTCTGATCCAGGATTTCAGGGTTCAGCTGTTGTTGTGGAGGACGCTGTAGCCTCGCTGAAGGATGAAGGTCTCTCTCTGGCCTCCTGTAAAGTTGTAGCCGGCAG ctgGATGGCGTTTGAAGGCCAGGACTTCACTGGTAAGATGTACGTGTTGGAAGAAGGAAGCTACGCTGATCTGAGGGCGATGGGCTGCATCGGTGCTAATGCCTCCATCCTGTCACTCCAGCCTGTTGGATTC gagtTCTCACTGCCGTCCATTACTCTCTTTGAGCGAAGTGGTCTGAGGGGTAAAAGGGTGGTCCTGACGGATGGATCAGTCAACCTGTGCTTTGCTGAAGGCTGTGGTCGGGTTCAGTCGGTGCTGGTTGAGGGAGGCAT GTGGGTGTTGTATGAGGGGATCAACTATCGGGGGGCTCAGATTTTGCTGAGACCCGGCGAGGTGCCCGACTGGCACAGCGTCAGCAGGTGGCAGAAAATCGGATCGGTCCGCCCCCTCACACAG AAAAAAGCCCATTTCTGTCTGAGAAACAGGCAGTCAGGAATGATCATGTCAGTCACTGGTGATCTGGACGATATCAAACTGCTGCGGATACAGGAAACCGCGGAAACGGGAGGATTGGAACAGATTTGGTTTTACAACAATGGACATTTACACTGCAAG CTGATGGAGGAGTGCTGCCTGAGTCCTGTGGGCAGTGTAATAATGGCGGGAAGTCGCGTGGGTCTCGCCCCAGAACTGTCCAATCAGACTCACCTGTGGAGCATCACCCCTGATGGCTTCATTCGCTACACGCTCACCTCTGACCTGGTCCTGGAAATTAAAG GTGGTGATAACTACGACAAAAACCAAGTGATTCTAAACACATTAGATCCCAGGAaactccaacaaagatgggacGTAGAGATCTTATAA